In Gemmatimonadota bacterium, the genomic stretch TCCGTAGTACCCTAAGCAACACGATTCGCGGTCCTTCTTCCTGTACTGCGTGCCCTTCCGTTGATCCAAAGAGAAACGCGTCAGCGACGCGCGATTCGAAAAACCTTCGAGGAGGCCGGGCATCCGCTCAGCCCCAAAGAGCTCCTCGACGCCGCCCGCTCCCATGTGGGTGGTCTCGGGATCGCGACGATCTACCGCAATCTCAAGAGTCTTCAAGACGACGGATGGATCGTCCCCGTGGATCTCCCGGGCGAACCCTCGCGCTACGAGATCGCCGGGAAGGGTCATCACCACCACTTCCACTGCCGGAGTTGTGACCGGGTGTACGAGGTGGACGGGTGCCCCGGAAACCTCCGGTCCGTGACTCCCGACGGCTTCCGGCTCGAGAGCCACGAGTTCGTCCTCTACGGCCTCTGCGAGGCCTGCGCGGCGTAAGAAGTCAGCCGCGCAGCACTTCTTCCACCAGAGCGATCTTCCGTTCCCGTTCCCCCGGGGATGCGGCCACGACGTTCACGTGGCCGAGCTTTCGGCCGGGAGCGGGCGGCTTGTCGTAGAGGTGGAGATGGGTCCCGGGGAGGGCGAGGAGGGCGGCGGGTTCAGGCATGGTCCCGAGTAGATTCACCATCCCCGACCAACCCCGCGGCTCCGGACTCCCCAGCGGGAGCCCGAGGATGGCGCGGAGGTGATTCTCGAACTGGCTGGTCGCCGCGCCGTCTTGTGTCCAGTGCCCCGAGTTGTGCACGCGAGGCGCGATTTCGTTCGCGAGAAGTCCCTTCGAGGTGTCGAAGAGCTCGACCGCGAGGACTCCCACATAGTCGAGCTCGTCCAGAATCCGCGCAGCGATCTCCTCGGCTTCTTGTTGGCGTCCTTCGGCGAGCCGTTCCGCCGGAGCACGCGACGTCCGGAGGATGCCCTCCCGATGCACGTTTTCGACGAGCGGGTAAAAGAGGGTCTCACCCTCCCGACCACGGACGCCGAGAATGGAGAGCTCGCGCTCGAAGGAGACGAATCCCTCCGCGAGGAGGGGAACGCCGCCGAGGGCCTCCCATGCCGGCGTCACTTCCGGCTCCGCGCGCAGGACGCGCTGCCCCTTCCCGTCGTAGCCGAACCGCCGCGTCTTGAGGACGACCGGGAACCCGAGCTCGCGGACCGCTCCCTCCAGCTCCGCGAATCCATCCACGGCCGCGAAGGGGGGCGTCGGGATCCCGAGTCGCCGGAACGCTTCCTTTTCCGCCAGCCGGTCCTGCGTCATCTCGAGCGCGGCGGGAGGCGGAAGGACGAGCGCCATCGAGGCGAGGCGCTTCGCCGCCCCGGCGGGGACGTTTTCGAACTCGTACGTGATGACGTCGAGCCCTTCACCGAAGGCCTCGAGGACCTCCGGGTCGTCGTAGGCGGCGCGCACGACGGTGCCGAGCTCGCGCACGGGAGGATCGGGGTTCGGATCGAGGAAACGAAAGCGAAGGCCGAGACGAATGCCCGCTAGCGCGAGCATCCGGCCGAGTTGTCCGCCCCCGATGACCCCGACGGTGCGACTCCAGGGCGAAGAGGGGGGCGGTGTCCTCCCGACGCTCACGGAGGCGGAAGGGTCGGATCCGGATCCCGCAGCACCGCTTCGGTCCGCACGGCGCGGTAGGCGCGAAGCCGCTCACGGATCCCCGCGTCTGCCGTGGCGAGAATTCCCGCGGCGAGGAGGGCTGCGTTGATCGCGCCGGCGCGGCCGATGGCGAGCACTCCCACCGGGATTCCCCCGGGCATCTGCACGATCGAAAGGAGCGAGTCGAGCCCCTGGAGCGCGCGCGACTGCACCGGAACGCCGAGGACCGGAAGGATCGATTTGCTCGCGAGCATCCCGGGGAGGTGGGCGGCGCCTCCCGCGCCCGCGACGATCACCTTGAGCCCCCTCGACTCGGCGGTCGAGGCGTATTCGAAGAGAAGGTCGGGGGTTCGGTGCGCGGAGACGATCCGGGATTCGTGCGGGATCTCGAGCGCCGAGAGGGTCTCGGCGGCGTGTGACATCGTCTCCCAATCCGACCGGGACCCCATGACGACGCCCACGAGCGGACCGGCCATGCGGGGTTAGTTCCGGCCTTGCTGGGAGTAGACCCGGGTCCGGCCGTCGGAGGTGAAGAGGAGGACGTCGTAGGGCTGTACGATCCCGTCCACCTCCATCCCCGGCGAACCCACCGGCATCCCCGGCGCCGTGATCCCGCGCGCGGCGGGCGCTTCGGCGAGGAGCTGACGGATGACCTCTCCCGGCACATGTCCCTCGACGACGTACCCGTTCACGACCGCGCTATGGCAGGAGGAGAGCTCAGGACTGATCCCAAGCTCCCCTTTTTTCGCCCCGAGCTCCGCGTCACTCATGTAATGGAGCTCCGCTTCGAACCCGTGTTGGGCCAGGTGCTCGACCCACCCGGCGCAGCAGCCACAGGTCGGGGTCAGGTAAACCGTCATCGGGATGGCCTCGGTGCGCTCCAGCGAAATCGGCGACATCGCCGGATCCGCGGGCCCCGAGGCTCCGAAAAGAGTTCCGGCCGGGGCCCCCGCCGCAGCGGCCAAAGGGGCTTCTTGAGACCGGTACCAGAGGACGCCCACGGCCAGCACGACGACCGCGAGGAGGGCACCCCCGTAAATGAATGGCTTTCGATCGTGCATATCCGTGCCCTGAAATGGTGTGTTCTCTAAGCTAGCCACGGACTTGCATCCGGGCTACTGGCCCGGGGCTTGCAGGTTCCGACGGGGCAATTCGGACTTTCGCGTCCCTTATAAACAGATGTTTCGCATTTGGACGGTAATGGATAGATTTGGCTGGCCGCCGGCTCCCCGAGCCCCGGATTCCCCGAGGACGAGTTCAGAGGAGAAGAGCTTCATGCCGCGTTCGCGCCCGACGGTGATGTTCCTCCTGTCCATCGGCCTGTTGGCCTGCACCGGATCCGCGTCGGCCCAGCTTCCCGTGGAAGACTGGATGCCGCGTCCCGATGCCCGGGCCCCGGCAGGGATCTCCGAAGATGCCTTCCTCTCCCAGGGGGGGATCGAAGTCTCGTACACCTTCCGTGTGATGAGCTACGAAGATCTCCTCTTCGAGACCGACGAGATTCCTCCCATCCTCGTCCTGAGCGGGACACCACAGTGGCCGGCTTTCGACATGGTCCCGCTCTCGATGTCCCGTCAGCGGCACGAGTTCGAGGCACGCGTCGGACTTCTGGATTGGCTCGGCGCATCGGTCCGCGTCCCCTTCGTCTCGAACTCCGCCGAGTTGGCCACCGAAAATCTCGTGGGATCCCCTTCGGCCTCCGGCCTCGGAGACATCGAGTTTCATCTGCTTTACGCGTTGCACCAGGCCTGGCCCTATCGGGCGCACCTCTCGATCGGCGCCGCCGTCCCGACCGGGAGCGTGGAGGAGATCGGCCAGCTCCCGAATGCGCCTTTCGCGGACCAGCTCCTTCCTTATCCGCTTCAACCCGGAGACGGCACCCTGGTCCTCCTCCCGGGCGCGGCCTTCGTGGCGGAAAACGAGGCCGGGACGGTCGGAATCCGGGGGCATGCGCGGATCCCCATCGGGGAAAACGACCGGGGGTGGACTCGCGGGGGCGGCTTCGAAGGAAGTCTCTGGATGGCGTACCGCTTCACCGACTGGGTGAGCGGCTCGGTGCGCATCCACTTCCGGAAGACGGGGAGCATCGAGGGCTTCGATCCCGACGTGGACCACCTGAGCAGTCCGATGGCCCACCCGGAGCTCCAGGGGGGGACGCGCATCGAGCTTCCGATCGGAATCAACATCCGCTTCGCAGAGGGCCCCCTCCGCCGCAATTTGATCCGGGCGGAGTTCCTCCTTCCGGTGCATCAGAACCTGGACGGACCGCAGCTCAAGGCGAAATACGGCGCTGCGTTCTCCTGGAGTGTGGGGATCATATAGGAGCGCGAAAAACGCGTTCGCCCCTCGCGATCAGCCCGACTGCGCTGGAGCGATTACCCCTCCACTCGCGCGAGGTGGTAGCTCTTTTTCCCGCGCCGGAACAAGAGGAAGCGCCCGTGCAGCGGGTCCGCCGAAACGAGCGTGCGGTGCGGATCGGTGACCCGCTCTCCGTTCAGGTAGATTCCCCCCTGCTCCAGCGCGCGACGGGCGTCCCCACGCGAAGTGGCGACCCCGGTCTCGGCGAGAAGGACGACGAGCTCGACTCC encodes the following:
- a CDS encoding 5-(carboxyamino)imidazole ribonucleotide synthase, which codes for MSVGRTPPPSSPWSRTVGVIGGGQLGRMLALAGIRLGLRFRFLDPNPDPPVRELGTVVRAAYDDPEVLEAFGEGLDVITYEFENVPAGAAKRLASMALVLPPPAALEMTQDRLAEKEAFRRLGIPTPPFAAVDGFAELEGAVRELGFPVVLKTRRFGYDGKGQRVLRAEPEVTPAWEALGGVPLLAEGFVSFERELSILGVRGREGETLFYPLVENVHREGILRTSRAPAERLAEGRQQEAEEIAARILDELDYVGVLAVELFDTSKGLLANEIAPRVHNSGHWTQDGAATSQFENHLRAILGLPLGSPEPRGWSGMVNLLGTMPEPAALLALPGTHLHLYDKPPAPGRKLGHVNVVAASPGERERKIALVEEVLRG
- a CDS encoding DUF411 domain-containing protein; amino-acid sequence: MASLENTPFQGTDMHDRKPFIYGGALLAVVVLAVGVLWYRSQEAPLAAAAGAPAGTLFGASGPADPAMSPISLERTEAIPMTVYLTPTCGCCAGWVEHLAQHGFEAELHYMSDAELGAKKGELGISPELSSCHSAVVNGYVVEGHVPGEVIRQLLAEAPAARGITAPGMPVGSPGMEVDGIVQPYDVLLFTSDGRTRVYSQQGRN
- a CDS encoding transcriptional repressor, coding for MIQRETRQRRAIRKTFEEAGHPLSPKELLDAARSHVGGLGIATIYRNLKSLQDDGWIVPVDLPGEPSRYEIAGKGHHHHFHCRSCDRVYEVDGCPGNLRSVTPDGFRLESHEFVLYGLCEACAA
- the purE gene encoding 5-(carboxyamino)imidazole ribonucleotide mutase, producing MAGPLVGVVMGSRSDWETMSHAAETLSALEIPHESRIVSAHRTPDLLFEYASTAESRGLKVIVAGAGGAAHLPGMLASKSILPVLGVPVQSRALQGLDSLLSIVQMPGGIPVGVLAIGRAGAINAALLAAGILATADAGIRERLRAYRAVRTEAVLRDPDPTLPPP